In Priestia megaterium NBRC 15308 = ATCC 14581, the following proteins share a genomic window:
- a CDS encoding FecCD family ABC transporter permease, with amino-acid sequence MQTVNKTKKQPSRFKSVGLFIILSVLIIALSVISLSLGDINIPPLDIITSFIGIGDPDLTSILVEFRLPRILLAILTGVGLAVSGVVVQSIMRNPLASPDTLGLSSGSGLAAVAVTILLPLATPSVLSVAAFAGGSLVFVIVYLLAYKKGVEPIRFALIGVAVSAFCSSGIHLLISKANPNVNAALIWLSGSLWGRTWDQLIGLLPWVVILVPLIWLLAARLDLIHLGDEVARGLGARVELIRLVLLASAVAMTAAVVSVVGTIGFVGLIIPHVAKRLVGPRHKKLIPTAALLGALFVLAADLIGRGIAPPIEIPAGLIIGIIGAPYFLYLLWRESKK; translated from the coding sequence ATGCAGACTGTCAATAAAACAAAAAAGCAGCCATCTCGATTCAAGTCTGTCGGCCTGTTTATCATTCTTTCTGTCTTAATTATAGCGCTGAGTGTGATAAGCCTTAGCTTAGGAGACATTAACATACCTCCTCTAGACATTATTACGTCTTTTATTGGTATTGGCGATCCTGACTTGACGTCCATTTTAGTAGAATTTCGTCTGCCTCGTATTTTGCTGGCTATTTTAACAGGAGTCGGCCTAGCTGTGTCCGGAGTCGTCGTACAGTCCATTATGAGAAATCCGCTCGCTAGTCCAGATACATTAGGTCTATCAAGCGGATCAGGATTAGCAGCTGTTGCAGTCACTATTTTACTGCCTTTAGCAACCCCATCCGTTTTATCCGTCGCTGCGTTTGCAGGAGGCTCGCTTGTCTTTGTAATCGTCTATTTGCTTGCTTATAAAAAAGGAGTAGAACCTATTCGATTTGCATTAATAGGTGTAGCAGTCAGCGCTTTTTGTTCATCCGGTATTCATTTGTTAATTTCAAAAGCAAATCCAAACGTAAATGCGGCACTGATTTGGCTGAGCGGCAGCTTATGGGGAAGAACATGGGATCAATTAATTGGTTTACTTCCCTGGGTCGTTATATTAGTACCGCTGATTTGGCTGTTAGCTGCCCGGTTAGATTTAATTCATCTAGGTGATGAAGTGGCTCGAGGACTAGGGGCTAGAGTAGAGTTAATTCGTCTAGTATTGCTGGCAAGCGCAGTGGCAATGACGGCTGCGGTTGTATCGGTGGTTGGCACAATTGGCTTTGTAGGGCTTATTATTCCTCATGTGGCCAAGCGGTTAGTGGGACCGAGACACAAAAAATTGATTCCTACAGCCGCTTTGCTTGGCGCTTTGTTTGTACTAGCAGCAGATTTAATTGGGAGAGGAATTGCTCCTCCGATTGAAATTCCGGCTGGGCTAATCATCGGCATTATCGGCGCTCCGTATTTTCTTTATTTATTGTGGAGAGAATCTAAAAAATAA
- a CDS encoding acyl-CoA dehydrogenase family protein, with translation MNNTQTIAASQEKILELANQLAKEFSKTAAKRDREGGTPLHERNLLRKSGLLALPIPKEYGGYGAGWPIVFKVVNIIAKADSSLAHLLGYHYLTVCSTFLFGSTEQYKTFYKETAAQQLFWGNAFNPRDSGLKAVRENGRLMLSGSKSFCSGATDSDRLLVSAQEEGSGEVLLCVLPTYRAGIVTEDNWDGFGQRQTDSGSVKFEDVIVYEEEILRKAAEEQKVFPTVRTHLAQLMLTHLLYGIAQGALEESKVYVKAHTKPWISSDVEAAEQDPYIIQQYGEMSLNLHACSALIEKAVAEFDHAWKKEDALTKQQRGESGVAIALAKTFTVKMVLHITSTIFDGMGARATSDQYKFDRYWRNARTISLHDPIAYKLRDIGKWCLSSELPPITPYS, from the coding sequence ATGAACAACACCCAAACGATTGCAGCGTCTCAAGAGAAGATCCTTGAATTGGCTAACCAGTTGGCTAAAGAGTTTTCCAAAACCGCTGCAAAAAGAGATAGAGAAGGTGGAACGCCTCTACATGAGCGTAATTTGCTTAGAAAAAGCGGTCTTTTAGCTCTCCCGATTCCTAAAGAATACGGGGGTTATGGAGCCGGCTGGCCGATTGTTTTTAAAGTCGTGAATATCATTGCGAAAGCAGATAGTTCACTTGCGCACTTGTTGGGGTATCATTATTTGACGGTTTGTTCGACGTTTCTGTTTGGAAGTACTGAGCAGTACAAAACTTTTTACAAAGAAACAGCAGCTCAGCAGCTATTTTGGGGCAATGCCTTTAACCCTAGAGATTCAGGACTAAAAGCAGTTCGAGAAAATGGAAGATTAATGCTCAGTGGAAGCAAGAGTTTTTGTTCCGGGGCAACCGATTCAGACCGTTTGTTAGTATCGGCTCAAGAAGAAGGAAGCGGTGAGGTATTGCTATGTGTACTTCCTACTTATAGAGCCGGAATCGTTACTGAAGATAATTGGGATGGATTTGGCCAGCGCCAAACGGATAGCGGAAGTGTAAAGTTTGAAGACGTTATCGTTTATGAAGAAGAAATATTGCGTAAAGCAGCTGAAGAGCAAAAGGTTTTTCCTACGGTACGAACGCATTTGGCTCAGCTTATGCTCACTCACTTATTGTACGGTATTGCTCAAGGCGCTTTGGAAGAATCAAAAGTTTACGTGAAGGCTCATACAAAGCCGTGGATAAGTTCAGACGTTGAAGCAGCAGAGCAAGATCCGTACATTATTCAGCAATACGGTGAAATGAGTTTAAACCTTCATGCTTGTTCAGCACTTATAGAAAAAGCTGTTGCAGAATTTGATCATGCATGGAAAAAAGAAGATGCGCTAACGAAACAGCAGCGGGGCGAGTCCGGAGTTGCGATTGCGTTGGCCAAAACATTTACTGTCAAAATGGTCTTACATATTACCTCTACTATATTTGATGGGATGGGAGCGAGAGCCACGTCTGATCAGTATAAATTTGATCGATACTGGCGCAACGCCCGGACGATTAGCTTACACGATCCTATTGCTTATAAGTTGCGTGACATAGGGAAATGGTGTCTTAGCAGTGAACTGCCGCCTATTACACCATATTCATAG
- the nei gene encoding endonuclease VIII yields the protein MPEGPEIRRAADEVEKAIISLPVSEIWFAFPSLQHYEEVLTGARIKRVDTKGKAMLIRFDNGYTIYSHNQLYGKWYVRSSYNYPSTTRQLRLAIHNEKKSALLYSASDIEVLRDEEVSAHPFVSRVGPDILSEEVTANELLDRFYSKRFYRRKWASLLLDQSFIAGIGNYLRSEILFVAGINPASRPVDCTEEQLKKAAEATISLVKQSYETGGITNDVKLAETLKKKGQKRSEYRHWVFNREGEACRIDGTHILKVQAASRRLYYCPTCQK from the coding sequence ATGCCAGAAGGTCCAGAAATTAGACGAGCAGCCGATGAAGTGGAAAAAGCGATTATTAGTCTTCCCGTTAGCGAGATATGGTTTGCTTTTCCATCTTTACAGCATTACGAAGAAGTATTAACGGGTGCTCGTATTAAAAGGGTAGATACAAAAGGGAAGGCTATGCTTATTCGTTTTGACAATGGCTATACCATTTATTCACATAATCAGCTTTATGGAAAATGGTATGTACGTTCATCTTACAATTATCCATCTACAACCAGACAGTTGCGTCTTGCTATTCATAATGAAAAGAAATCAGCGTTGCTCTATAGCGCTTCTGATATTGAAGTATTGCGTGATGAAGAAGTTTCTGCTCATCCTTTTGTATCAAGAGTAGGTCCGGATATTTTAAGTGAAGAAGTAACGGCAAATGAGCTTTTAGATCGCTTTTACTCTAAGCGATTTTACCGCAGAAAATGGGCGTCGCTGCTGCTAGACCAAAGCTTTATAGCGGGGATTGGAAATTATTTGCGCAGTGAAATCCTATTTGTAGCGGGAATTAATCCTGCATCTCGTCCGGTAGACTGCACGGAAGAACAGCTTAAAAAGGCAGCTGAAGCAACCATTTCTCTTGTCAAACAGTCCTATGAAACGGGTGGCATTACAAATGATGTAAAGCTTGCTGAAACGTTAAAAAAGAAAGGCCAAAAGCGCTCTGAATACCGCCACTGGGTTTTTAACCGTGAAGGAGAAGCTTGCCGAATTGACGGCACGCATATCTTAAAAGTGCAAGCTGCTTCTAGAAGGCTTTATTACTGTCCTACTTGTCAAAAATAG
- the murQ gene encoding N-acetylmuramic acid 6-phosphate etherase translates to MNEQLTLLTTESQNEQTMKIDTASTKEILNIMNTEDQKVALAVQKVLPDVEVAVEFVSESFQKKGRLIYVGAGTSGRLGVLDAVECPPTFITNPDQVQGLMAGGEKAFVKAVEGAEDKEELGAADLQKIHLNERDTVIGIAASGRTPYVIGALRYAKSVKAKTVALSCNGNSLIGKEADHSIEVVVGPEVLTGSTRLKAASAHKMILNMISTAAMIKVGKAYENLMIDVHVSNEKLKERAIGIICKITGVSYEQASQTLEEANNEVKTAVVMIKTNENYDTAKMLLNNADGYVRKAIEHYVYKGEKRCQQAD, encoded by the coding sequence ATGAATGAACAGCTTACGTTATTAACAACAGAGTCCCAAAACGAACAGACAATGAAGATCGATACAGCTAGTACAAAAGAAATTTTAAACATAATGAATACAGAAGATCAAAAAGTGGCGCTGGCTGTACAAAAAGTACTTCCAGACGTAGAGGTGGCAGTTGAATTTGTAAGTGAATCGTTTCAAAAGAAAGGCCGGCTTATTTATGTAGGCGCAGGAACAAGCGGACGACTGGGAGTATTGGATGCTGTTGAATGCCCGCCTACTTTCATTACCAATCCTGATCAGGTACAGGGATTGATGGCTGGAGGAGAAAAAGCATTTGTTAAAGCAGTTGAAGGTGCTGAAGATAAAGAAGAATTGGGAGCAGCAGATTTACAAAAAATTCATTTGAATGAACGAGACACAGTCATTGGAATTGCTGCAAGCGGACGCACTCCTTATGTGATTGGTGCATTAAGATATGCAAAATCTGTAAAAGCTAAAACGGTGGCGCTGTCTTGCAATGGTAATTCTCTTATTGGAAAAGAAGCGGACCATAGTATTGAGGTGGTAGTAGGGCCGGAAGTGCTAACAGGTTCCACAAGGTTAAAAGCAGCAAGCGCTCATAAAATGATTCTCAACATGATTTCTACAGCGGCTATGATCAAAGTAGGAAAAGCGTATGAAAACTTAATGATAGATGTTCATGTGAGTAATGAAAAGCTTAAAGAACGAGCAATAGGTATTATTTGTAAAATTACAGGTGTTTCTTATGAGCAAGCAAGTCAAACGCTTGAAGAAGCAAATAATGAGGTAAAAACAGCAGTGGTTATGATCAAAACAAATGAAAATTATGACACCGCGAAGATGTTACTGAATAATGCGGACGGTTATGTGAGAAAAGCGATTGAACATTACGTATATAAAGGAGAGAAACGATGTCAACAGGCGGATTAA
- a CDS encoding FecCD family ABC transporter permease, with translation MKAVHGLSKRNKSPLRIIATFLAVIILLLISMFLSISIGSIHISFGTIKQAILNFDGSKEQSIIQTVRLPRLLVTAFVGANLAVAGALMQALTRNPLASPGIFGINAGASAAMVFLTVLVPSVSMIGGVFGAFLGGAFAAVIVYVMSSLIKGGDSDVKLALTGVAIQGMLMSLTQTLLIFNESKTEGVMFWLTGSVIGRDWGHVHVLVPFSIAGLLIAFGLGRASSLLSLGDDVARGLGQRVFAIRAFTAVVVIVLAGVSVAIAGPIGFVGLVVPHMVRYLIGVDYRFVLPMSALLGASLLLLADVLSRFITYPYETPVGAVTALLGTPYFIYLARRKKTERKA, from the coding sequence ATGAAAGCTGTTCACGGCTTATCCAAAAGAAACAAATCTCCGCTTCGTATAATAGCTACTTTTCTTGCGGTTATTATTCTTTTACTGATTTCAATGTTTTTATCTATTTCCATCGGTTCTATACATATTTCTTTTGGAACGATTAAGCAAGCTATACTAAATTTTGACGGATCAAAAGAACAGTCTATTATTCAAACTGTCCGTCTGCCTCGCTTATTGGTAACGGCATTTGTTGGCGCTAATTTGGCTGTCGCTGGAGCTTTGATGCAAGCATTAACTAGAAATCCGTTAGCTTCTCCTGGAATTTTTGGTATTAATGCCGGCGCATCAGCGGCAATGGTATTTTTAACGGTTTTAGTGCCTAGTGTAAGCATGATTGGCGGGGTATTTGGTGCATTTTTAGGAGGCGCATTTGCTGCTGTTATTGTTTATGTCATGAGTTCGTTGATTAAAGGAGGCGACAGTGATGTAAAGCTTGCTTTAACAGGTGTTGCTATACAAGGTATGCTTATGTCTCTCACGCAAACGCTGCTGATTTTTAATGAAAGCAAAACAGAAGGCGTTATGTTCTGGCTCACCGGTTCAGTTATTGGGCGAGATTGGGGACATGTTCATGTATTGGTTCCTTTTAGCATCGCGGGCCTGCTTATTGCGTTTGGTCTGGGAAGAGCGTCTTCTTTATTGTCTTTAGGAGATGACGTAGCTAGAGGACTCGGGCAGCGAGTCTTTGCCATTAGAGCGTTCACTGCAGTTGTTGTGATTGTATTAGCAGGTGTTTCGGTGGCAATTGCGGGTCCCATTGGCTTTGTAGGGCTTGTTGTTCCTCATATGGTACGCTATTTAATAGGTGTAGATTACCGGTTCGTTTTGCCAATGAGCGCGCTGCTTGGTGCATCTTTATTGCTGCTAGCAGACGTATTATCACGATTTATTACATACCCGTATGAGACTCCTGTAGGTGCAGTAACAGCATTGCTCGGAACGCCGTACTTTATTTACTTAGCGAGACGCAAAAAAACAGAAAGGAAGGCATGA
- a CDS encoding FAS1-like dehydratase domain-containing protein, which translates to MECKTGDTFTWQRTFQEEEIMQFAEMTGDRGKHHIERDEKGRLMVHGLMTASIGTKIGGDLNYIAREMVSEFLRPVFAGDTVTCECILTEVEKADGFQKVKIKSVYRNQQGKEVLIGTSNGIIRD; encoded by the coding sequence ATGGAATGTAAAACAGGAGATACATTTACGTGGCAAAGAACGTTTCAAGAGGAAGAAATCATGCAGTTTGCAGAGATGACTGGAGACCGGGGCAAACATCATATAGAACGTGACGAAAAAGGGCGGCTAATGGTGCATGGACTTATGACTGCTAGCATTGGAACAAAAATAGGAGGAGACTTAAACTATATTGCAAGAGAAATGGTGAGTGAATTTCTTCGTCCAGTTTTTGCAGGAGATACAGTTACCTGTGAATGCATATTAACTGAAGTAGAAAAAGCAGATGGTTTTCAAAAAGTGAAAATTAAATCAGTATATCGAAATCAACAAGGTAAAGAAGTACTGATAGGGACAAGTAATGGAATTATTAGAGATTAA
- a CDS encoding DUF3231 family protein, with product MVENIPVTMKWDYGVEKSSIPPFSEKLMMFHLAAMITENVRGYGLAMSTSPRLDLALNYTNFTNEILEYAKEVSRISIEQGWLEEPPHIPFPKNSFGIKISSRFSASLFFRFSPQ from the coding sequence ATGGTAGAAAACATACCGGTCACAATGAAGTGGGATTACGGAGTAGAAAAGTCTTCCATTCCTCCATTTTCAGAAAAACTCATGATGTTTCACCTGGCCGCGATGATTACTGAAAATGTACGTGGATACGGGCTGGCGATGTCAACGAGCCCGCGTTTAGATCTCGCTTTAAACTATACAAACTTCACGAATGAAATTTTGGAATACGCCAAAGAAGTATCAAGAATAAGTATTGAACAAGGATGGCTAGAAGAGCCTCCGCATATTCCATTCCCAAAAAATTCATTTGGAATAAAAATAAGCTCGCGCTTTAGCGCGAGCTTATTTTTTAGATTCTCTCCACAATAA
- a CDS encoding acyl-CoA dehydrogenase family protein produces the protein MTATTVKEEIYLDQAKKLSVSFAKDAAQRDKEGGTPKQQKDAIRQSGLLNLLIPQKYGGEGGEWSTALAIVRELAKGDAALGHLYGYHSLFVSDVRIKGTEEQQAYFYPLSVQQQAFWGNASNPLVESLKGDKQSQGYLLNGTKAFGSGSPDSQYLWLSFNDRETGQYLNGVVPTDRTGITVKDDWNAMGQRQTGSGNVDFKNVRIEEHEVIQYFVENPTPFSTIGASLSQIILTNVFIGSAFGAIEEAQNYTASKTRPWLTSGVEKASDDPGILRKYGELWIQAKAASALADEAALVLDEAWEKGRKLTEEERGNLAVHVAAANVFAGNAALDITSKIFEVMGARSVHAEYGYDRFWRNVRTHTLHNPAEYKLRTVGNWVLNQQYPTPNPYA, from the coding sequence ATGACTGCGACTACTGTAAAGGAAGAAATTTATCTTGATCAAGCAAAAAAGCTGTCCGTTTCTTTTGCAAAGGATGCAGCACAAAGAGATAAAGAAGGCGGAACACCTAAACAGCAAAAAGATGCTATTCGCCAAAGCGGGCTGTTAAATTTATTAATTCCTCAAAAATATGGCGGAGAAGGCGGGGAATGGTCAACGGCTTTAGCTATTGTTCGAGAGTTGGCGAAAGGCGATGCAGCATTGGGTCACTTATATGGCTATCACTCCTTGTTTGTCTCAGATGTTCGAATCAAAGGCACAGAAGAACAGCAGGCCTATTTTTATCCTTTATCTGTTCAGCAGCAAGCTTTTTGGGGAAATGCCTCTAATCCTTTAGTAGAAAGCCTAAAAGGTGACAAGCAATCACAAGGTTATCTATTAAATGGAACGAAAGCGTTCGGTTCTGGTTCACCGGATTCTCAGTACTTATGGTTATCATTTAATGACAGAGAAACGGGGCAATATTTAAACGGAGTCGTGCCTACTGACAGAACAGGTATTACCGTCAAAGATGATTGGAATGCGATGGGACAAAGACAGACGGGAAGTGGAAATGTAGATTTTAAAAATGTACGAATAGAAGAACATGAAGTGATTCAATATTTTGTTGAAAACCCTACTCCTTTTTCAACTATTGGAGCCTCGCTGTCGCAAATTATTTTAACGAATGTCTTTATAGGAAGCGCTTTTGGAGCAATTGAAGAAGCACAAAACTATACGGCTTCTAAAACAAGGCCTTGGTTAACATCAGGAGTAGAAAAAGCTTCGGATGATCCAGGTATACTGCGAAAATACGGTGAACTCTGGATTCAAGCGAAAGCAGCCAGTGCACTTGCAGATGAAGCAGCTCTCGTATTGGATGAAGCGTGGGAAAAAGGCAGAAAATTAACGGAAGAAGAACGTGGAAACCTAGCAGTTCACGTAGCGGCTGCCAATGTTTTTGCTGGTAATGCTGCACTGGATATAACAAGTAAGATATTTGAAGTTATGGGAGCGCGTTCGGTTCATGCTGAATACGGATACGATCGATTCTGGCGTAATGTAAGAACTCATACTCTTCATAATCCAGCTGAATACAAGCTTCGAACGGTTGGGAACTGGGTGTTAAATCAGCAGTACCCTACACCTAATCCGTATGCTTGA
- the ssuD gene encoding FMNH2-dependent alkanesulfonate monooxygenase, translating to MELFWFIPTYGDGRYLGSHEGARAASYSYCKQVAQAADELGYSGVLLPTGKSCEDAWIAASTLVPVTENLKFLVAVRPGLMSPTQAARMAATFDRFSKGRLLINVVAGGDPVELEGDGVFLNHHDRYELTDEFLTVWRRVLNESDVHFDGDYLSVKGGDILYPPVQKPYPPLYFGGSSPVAMDVASRHIDVYLTWGEPPAQVKEKIERMKEKAKQTGREIRFGIRLHVIVRETEEEAWKAADELIKHVDEEAVKSAQKVFSRMDSEGQKRMSALHQGDRSNLEVSPNLWAGVGLVRGGAGTALVGDPDTVAQRIKEYAELGIETFILSGYPHLEEAYRTAELLFPRLPVKRKHDENERTFISPFGEVKANDKTPAKR from the coding sequence GTGGAGTTATTTTGGTTTATTCCAACGTATGGAGATGGACGTTATTTAGGAAGCCATGAAGGAGCCAGGGCTGCAAGCTATTCTTATTGCAAACAAGTTGCACAAGCTGCGGATGAGCTAGGCTATAGCGGGGTCTTGCTTCCGACGGGAAAATCATGTGAAGACGCGTGGATTGCTGCATCTACTTTAGTGCCAGTCACTGAAAATCTGAAGTTTTTAGTAGCAGTACGCCCGGGTTTAATGTCGCCTACACAAGCCGCAAGAATGGCTGCAACATTTGACCGCTTTTCGAAAGGAAGGCTTCTCATTAATGTCGTAGCAGGAGGAGATCCCGTTGAGCTAGAAGGAGACGGAGTGTTTTTAAACCATCACGATCGCTATGAGCTGACAGATGAATTTTTAACGGTATGGAGAAGGGTATTAAATGAATCCGATGTTCACTTCGACGGAGACTACTTGAGTGTGAAAGGTGGCGACATACTTTATCCGCCAGTCCAAAAACCGTATCCTCCCCTTTATTTTGGAGGTTCTTCTCCTGTAGCGATGGACGTTGCCTCAAGGCATATAGACGTCTATTTAACTTGGGGAGAGCCTCCTGCACAAGTCAAAGAGAAAATTGAACGCATGAAAGAAAAAGCAAAGCAGACAGGAAGAGAAATTCGATTTGGCATCAGGCTTCATGTCATTGTTCGTGAAACTGAAGAAGAAGCCTGGAAAGCTGCAGATGAACTGATTAAACATGTAGATGAAGAAGCTGTTAAATCAGCCCAAAAAGTATTTTCTCGAATGGATTCAGAAGGTCAAAAACGTATGAGCGCCTTGCATCAAGGTGACCGTTCAAACTTAGAGGTAAGCCCTAATCTATGGGCTGGTGTAGGGTTAGTTCGAGGAGGAGCAGGGACTGCTTTAGTAGGAGATCCTGATACGGTGGCACAACGAATCAAAGAATATGCAGAGTTAGGTATCGAAACATTTATTTTATCTGGATACCCCCATTTAGAAGAAGCATATCGAACAGCAGAGCTTTTGTTTCCAAGGCTTCCAGTTAAGCGTAAGCACGATGAGAACGAGCGCACATTTATCAGTCCATTTGGTGAAGTGAAAGCGAATGATAAAACACCCGCTAAAAGGTGA
- a CDS encoding DUF6612 family protein, giving the protein MKKIMNTSLALSFALLLSACGMPSSEELTGDVKEAQEKVKNVQVKVTGKEEGSSDYQVNGVQEFDFKSKAGYINTKMNGEELKMYHDGDETLAVAGEESTKVQGEEKKYVTALINNARELQQNPIRYYQKYDKNLPDEFDVTEKDKEYVLTFNGEKDKKQKIVAGDAKAYYKITNQGSDTAVDLDQVKGKDFSLVVTIDKETKQIKKVVKNQSYSVNVDGKTENSKSKQTYTYTYNQLDNVTKPKVEAKAAAASTDSSTETPNKEKQAAYAKEAGQYVDALIQATVYQNTDQFVAKHPNQQDKKQVKEKGEFQKSSFVEFFETNFKGALSSLSSNITDEQLNEVSSAFLKALSSTKYTIKDAAYSDEDDAYVVQVEIQGFNDASVLAEVMTPLAEKYQAGELSNEQLVNELIDGVAKRYREPVELLPAKTVPVHVVRNGEQDYEVLMQDEYLLTFAQQS; this is encoded by the coding sequence ATGAAAAAAATAATGAATACCAGCTTAGCACTATCATTCGCTCTATTGCTTTCGGCATGTGGGATGCCGTCTTCAGAGGAATTAACGGGTGACGTGAAAGAAGCACAAGAAAAGGTGAAAAATGTTCAAGTGAAGGTCACTGGAAAAGAAGAAGGATCCTCTGATTACCAAGTAAACGGAGTACAAGAGTTTGATTTTAAAAGTAAAGCAGGTTACATTAACACAAAAATGAACGGCGAAGAATTGAAGATGTATCATGACGGTGATGAAACGTTAGCTGTGGCTGGAGAAGAAAGCACAAAAGTACAGGGGGAAGAAAAAAAGTACGTTACGGCTTTAATCAATAACGCTAGGGAGCTTCAACAAAATCCAATACGCTACTATCAAAAATATGATAAAAATCTTCCAGATGAATTTGACGTCACTGAAAAAGACAAAGAGTATGTATTAACATTTAACGGAGAGAAAGACAAAAAGCAAAAAATTGTAGCAGGTGATGCTAAAGCTTATTATAAAATAACAAATCAAGGCAGCGATACCGCTGTAGACCTTGACCAAGTTAAAGGAAAAGATTTTTCGCTTGTTGTGACAATTGATAAAGAAACGAAGCAAATAAAGAAAGTAGTAAAAAATCAGTCGTATTCAGTTAACGTAGACGGAAAAACAGAAAACTCAAAGTCTAAGCAAACGTATACGTATACATACAATCAATTAGACAATGTAACAAAACCAAAAGTGGAAGCAAAAGCCGCTGCTGCTTCTACAGATAGCAGCACCGAAACACCAAATAAAGAAAAGCAAGCTGCTTATGCCAAGGAAGCAGGACAATACGTAGATGCTTTAATTCAAGCAACTGTTTATCAAAATACAGATCAATTTGTTGCTAAACATCCGAATCAGCAAGATAAGAAACAGGTGAAAGAAAAAGGGGAGTTCCAAAAGAGTTCGTTTGTAGAGTTTTTTGAAACGAATTTTAAAGGTGCCTTATCATCATTGAGCTCAAATATAACCGACGAGCAGTTAAACGAAGTAAGCAGCGCGTTTCTAAAAGCTCTTTCATCTACAAAATATACCATTAAAGATGCAGCGTATAGTGATGAAGATGATGCGTACGTCGTACAAGTCGAAATTCAAGGATTTAACGATGCAAGTGTATTAGCAGAAGTCATGACACCACTTGCAGAAAAATATCAGGCGGGTGAGCTGAGTAACGAGCAGTTAGTAAACGAACTTATTGACGGAGTAGCAAAACGTTATCGTGAGCCAGTTGAATTACTTCCGGCAAAAACAGTCCCTGTACACGTCGTAAGAAATGGTGAACAAGATTACGAAGTTTTAATGCAAGATGAGTATCTGTTAACATTTGCTCAACAATCATAA
- a CDS encoding ABC transporter substrate-binding protein translates to MNKKKIGLLAFITMLAIGMLIGCSSTNKGNSADEKSEKTRVVKHELGETKVKENPKRVVVLELGFIDALLDAGIKPVGVADDDKAEQLIDKDVLKEIKGYKSVGTRAQPSLESIKLLKPDLIIADSERHKNVYKELSKIAPTIELKNLNANYDDLLNTELKVGEAVGKKAKVEKVVEEHKQKMKDLKAKAPKNPGNVLVIADANGNINARTSNFFTTGVLEQLGFKNALTDPTKEYSVKMTMEQLVKADPDKLIVMRNEKGHTPLAKQPLWKELKAVKNNQVYEVDVFKWSLRRSVQGANGIADEAEKLLFEGK, encoded by the coding sequence TTGAATAAGAAAAAAATAGGACTGCTGGCTTTTATTACAATGCTGGCAATCGGAATGCTTATCGGCTGCAGCAGCACGAATAAGGGAAATTCAGCTGATGAAAAAAGTGAAAAAACAAGAGTGGTCAAGCATGAGCTTGGAGAGACAAAGGTAAAAGAGAATCCAAAGCGAGTAGTCGTATTAGAGTTAGGCTTTATTGATGCATTGTTAGATGCTGGTATCAAACCTGTAGGAGTAGCTGATGATGATAAAGCAGAACAGCTTATTGATAAAGATGTACTAAAAGAAATCAAAGGATACAAATCAGTTGGCACGCGAGCGCAGCCAAGCTTGGAATCGATTAAACTGCTGAAGCCCGATTTGATTATCGCCGATTCAGAACGTCATAAAAATGTATACAAAGAATTATCGAAAATTGCGCCAACGATTGAGTTAAAAAACTTAAATGCTAATTACGATGATTTACTAAATACAGAGTTAAAAGTAGGAGAAGCGGTTGGCAAGAAAGCAAAAGTTGAAAAAGTGGTAGAAGAGCATAAGCAAAAAATGAAGGATTTAAAAGCAAAAGCACCAAAAAATCCGGGCAATGTACTTGTTATCGCTGATGCAAATGGTAATATTAATGCTAGAACTTCAAATTTCTTTACAACGGGTGTTCTTGAACAATTAGGCTTCAAAAATGCATTAACAGATCCTACAAAAGAGTACAGTGTAAAAATGACAATGGAACAGCTTGTAAAAGCAGATCCGGACAAACTCATTGTTATGCGAAATGAAAAAGGTCATACGCCTTTAGCAAAACAGCCATTATGGAAAGAGCTAAAAGCGGTTAAAAATAATCAAGTGTATGAAGTTGATGTATTTAAATGGTCTCTTCGCCGAAGTGTACAAGGTGCAAATGGTATTGCAGATGAAGCAGAAAAGTTATTATTTGAAGGCAAATAA